In Tenacibaculum sp. 190524A02b, the genomic stretch TATTTTTTTAGAGTAAGCATCAGTAATTAGCGCTAAATAACATGGGTTTTCTCTCTTTCCAATGTAAGTAATATCACTCACCCATACTTGTTCAGGTCTTACAAATTCTATATTTTTAAGTTGATTTACATGTTTTCTAAATCTATGATGAGAATTTGTAGTTATATGATATTTTTTTCTTGGTAGAATTAATAAATTATTAGCTTTTAATATTTTAAACAACTTATCACGACCAACACCAATTGCTTTTAATTCAGATTTTAAAAGATAAAATAATTTCCTTGTACCTATTCTCGGCATTGATATACGGATAGTATTTACTAAATCAATAACCTTTTTACTAAGCTTTTGTTTCTCTTTATATGAATGAATAGCTCTATAATATACCTGCCTATTCACCCCGAGTAAATCACAGGTAGCTGTTATGCTTTCTTTGGCTTCTTGACTATATTTTTTGATAACTCGGGTACGTGCTTTTTCTGATTGGAATATTAAATTCTTCTTCAGCAATATCAATCATCATATCAAAAATGATGACTTTTTTATCAGCAAGCTCTGCTAAATATTCAGCACGTGCTTTTTGCTTTTCTAAAAGCTTGACTTGTTGCTCTAATTCTAAAATACGCTGTTCAGGTGTTTTTGACATGGTTTGATTTATACTAAAATCGTAATCAAATTTACCATATTTTTTTAACCAAGTACGAATCGTAGATCTTGCTTGAATACCATATTTATCAATCGCTTGAGTTCTGGTTAATAATCCTTGCTCAATCTCTTGAACAACTTGTAGTTTAAAGGACAAACTATAATCCTTTTGGGTTCGCTTTACATAATCTGATTTCCTAGAATCCATAAAATAACTTTTAGTTGTAACGCTATTTTAGGACGGGACAAATATAACCTTAATAAAACCGATTAATTTTTTAATCGGTTTTTGTTTTTTCTTTCAAAGTTAGAGTTAACTTTACACTCCTAACAAACAACTAAACTAATGACTACTTCTACTATTAATTTAGATGATTTAAAATCTCCTAAAGGATCGTTTTTACTAGGAAATTTAAAAGATTTTAAAAAGAAAAATAAACATCGAATTTTGGAAGATTGGGCTAAAGAATATGGAGAATTATTTACTATTAAGCTTGGTCCTAAAAAAATATTGGTTTCAGCTAACCACGAAGTAAACACAGCTATTTTAAAACAAAGACCTACTAAATTTAGACGCCTTTCAAAAATTAATGAAATCTTTGTTGAAATGGGGTTCCATACTGTTTTTAATGCAGAAGGTGATAATTGGAGGAAACAAAGGAAACCAGTAGCTGAAGCTCTAAACGTTAAAAATGTAAAAGGCTACTACCCTATTATCAAAGAAAAAACGACCAACTTGTTAACTAAAATAGATGGTTATACTTCTACAGAAGATAATATAGAAATTTTAAATGATTTTATTGCCTTTACCATAGACGTAACTACAGAGATTGCATTTGGATATAAATTAAATACAATTAACAATAAAGAAAATAGCTTTCAGAATCACTTAGAGCTCATCTTTCCATTAATTAATGAACGAATTACTGCTCCAATTCCATTTTGGCGAATTTTCCCAAATAAAAAGGATAAGCAACTAAAAAAATCACTCGATGCTATTGAGATCATTGTTAATGATTTTATTAAAGAAGCTAAAGGTCGTTTACAGAATAACCCAGCACTCCAAGAAGAACCTTCTAATTTTTTAGAAGCACTATTAGTTGAAAGCAAAAAAGAAGGAAGCGTGTTTGATGAAAAAACACTATACGGTAATGTTATCGCAATGCTTTTAGCTGGAGAAGATACAACTTCAAACACCTTAGCTTGGACTTTATATTATTTAGCCCAAAATCCTGAAATGGTAAAAAAAATAAGAGAAGAATCTATTCAAATTTACAAAACCAATTCAGTTCCAGAAAATTACAATCAGGTAAATCAACTTACATATACAAATGCAGTAATTCAAGAAGTAATCCGATTAAAACCAACAACTCCAATGTTGTATTTTCAAGCTAATGAAGATATTACGTTAAATAATGTATTTATCCCCAAGGATACTGCGGTTATTACTCAAAATAGTTATGCTAGTATGCATGATGATAATTTTTCTAACCCCAATAAATTTGACCCTAAAAGATGGGTAAAGTCGGAATGCCCCTATAAAAATCATGAAGCTAAAGCTATTAAAGCTTTTGGCGGTGGCGCTAGATTATGTCCAGGAATGCATTTATCTATTATTGAAATGACAACCGCAATTTCTAGTATTTGCAAACAATATGATATTTTTCTTAAAGTAAACCCATACGAAGTGGAAGAAAATTTTGCCTTTACTGTTTACCCTGAAAATTTAAAAGTTCAATTTAAAAAAGTCCATTAAAATCTTTAATAAAACTCCATAACTTATATATGGAGTTTATTTTGAAAATATCTTCAAGCATAAAGATTGCTTAGGTATTGACTTTCTATTAAAGTTTTCTGTAGGTAAATGATTTATGAATTATTTTCCATTCATTTTTAACTTTCAATAGAAGTAGATAATCCGTATACACTCGCTTATAATCTGGCATCTTGATCTCTAATTTTGCCATAGCAGCGTTATTCTCTATATCAACTGATATTATTTTTCCAATTCTATTACTCTTCTTTCCTTTTTTAATATTCTTAATGTAATTTTTTCCTTCCCAAACTTGTAACTCTCCATTCTTTACATGATATAATTTTAAATCTTTATGAAAGGCGTTGGTTACAATTTCAGG encodes the following:
- a CDS encoding IS3 family transposase — encoded protein: MLKKNLIFQSEKARTRVIKKYSQEAKESITATCDLLGVNRQVYYRAIHSYKEKQKLSKKVIDLVNTIRISMPRIGTRKLFYLLKSELKAIGVGRDKLFKILKANNLLILPRKKYHITTNSHHRFRKHVNQLKNIEFVRPEQVWVSDITYIGKRENPCYLALITDAYSKKIMGYDVSNSLNVAGSLRALDMAISNRNYNKEPIIHHSDRGLQYCSNEYQKMLSINNIKPSMTEKYDPYENAIAERINGILKQEFAIDKYDVSIQIKKKLIKNAINIYNQIRPHLSNSMLTPNQMHQQKKVKRKSYKKLKVAI
- a CDS encoding helix-turn-helix domain-containing protein gives rise to the protein MDSRKSDYVKRTQKDYSLSFKLQVVQEIEQGLLTRTQAIDKYGIQARSTIRTWLKKYGKFDYDFSINQTMSKTPEQRILELEQQVKLLEKQKARAEYLAELADKKVIIFDMMIDIAEEEFNIPIRKSTYPSYQKI
- a CDS encoding cytochrome P450; the protein is MTTSTINLDDLKSPKGSFLLGNLKDFKKKNKHRILEDWAKEYGELFTIKLGPKKILVSANHEVNTAILKQRPTKFRRLSKINEIFVEMGFHTVFNAEGDNWRKQRKPVAEALNVKNVKGYYPIIKEKTTNLLTKIDGYTSTEDNIEILNDFIAFTIDVTTEIAFGYKLNTINNKENSFQNHLELIFPLINERITAPIPFWRIFPNKKDKQLKKSLDAIEIIVNDFIKEAKGRLQNNPALQEEPSNFLEALLVESKKEGSVFDEKTLYGNVIAMLLAGEDTTSNTLAWTLYYLAQNPEMVKKIREESIQIYKTNSVPENYNQVNQLTYTNAVIQEVIRLKPTTPMLYFQANEDITLNNVFIPKDTAVITQNSYASMHDDNFSNPNKFDPKRWVKSECPYKNHEAKAIKAFGGGARLCPGMHLSIIEMTTAISSICKQYDIFLKVNPYEVEENFAFTVYPENLKVQFKKVH
- a CDS encoding nuclear transport factor 2 family protein, translating into MKKIVLTSILLTFYCAVIAQTELEKVKSTINDYMEGTANGMPEIVTNAFHKDLKLYHVKNGELQVWEGKNYIKNIKKGKKSNRIGKIISVDIENNAAMAKLEIKMPDYKRVYTDYLLLLKVKNEWKIIHKSFTYRKL